ATCTGGTCGTTCAGCCCGAGCCAGATCACCGCCGGGGCCACCCACGCCACCGAGGGCAGCGACTGGAGGCCGGACAGGATCGGGCCGATCGCGGCCCGGACCAGCTTCACCCGGGCGACCAGCAGCCCCAGCGGCGTACCGATGGCGACCGCGAGCAGGAAGCCGAGCAGACCGCGCGAGACGCTGGTCCAGACGACCTCCAGCAGCGTGCCCGCCAGCCACATCTCTTTCGCGCTGTCCCACACCGCGGACGGCGGCGGCAGCTTGTAGGTCTCCGTCACCTGGGCGCGGACCAGCAGCTCCCAGACCACCAGGACCAGTGCCACCGCCACGACCGGCGGCAGTACCTTGCGCAGCAGGACCTCGCGCACCGGGGTGCGGCGGATCTGCACGGCGTCGAGCGCGTCGAGGCCGGCCTCCAGGCCCGCCAGATCGTCGGGCTTCTGATCCACCGGTCCGGGCGCCGCCCCGTCCGGCCGCTTCCGGTCGGACGTGATGTCAGTGCTGGCCATGTCGGCGGATCTCCCCACGCAGTTCTTCGGTGATCTCGACGGACAGCTCCGCCACGGCGGTGTCCTCGATGCGGCGCGGCTGCTCGATGTCGACGGTCCACTCCCGGGCGATCCGGCCCGGCCGGGACGAGAGCAGCACGACGCGCTGCGCGAGCCGTACGGCCTCACGCACGTTGTGGGTGACGAAGAGGACCGAGGCGTTCGTCTCCGCCCAGATCCGGGTCAGCTCGTCGTGCAGCACATCGCGGGTGATGGCGT
This sequence is a window from Streptomyces parvus. Protein-coding genes within it:
- a CDS encoding ABC transporter permease; the protein is MASTDITSDRKRPDGAAPGPVDQKPDDLAGLEAGLDALDAVQIRRTPVREVLLRKVLPPVVAVALVLVVWELLVRAQVTETYKLPPPSAVWDSAKEMWLAGTLLEVVWTSVSRGLLGFLLAVAIGTPLGLLVARVKLVRAAIGPILSGLQSLPSVAWVAPAVIWLGLNDQMMYAVILLGAVPSIANGLVSGVDQVPPLFLRAGRTLGATGLRGTWHIVLPAALPGYLAGLKQGWAFSWRSLMAAEIIASSPELGLGLGQLLENGRSNFDMPGIFLSILLILFVGIAIDLLIFSPLERWVLRSRGLLVKN